One window from the genome of Hydra vulgaris chromosome 02, alternate assembly HydraT2T_AEP encodes:
- the LOC136076276 gene encoding uncharacterized protein LOC136076276, with amino-acid sequence MVRNYVRKTQRGATKDRIKSELDVIKMGCSLKNVASEFSINKKTLQRHRDGKVKVAGGLSLGGKFPVLSKEFELKVVTQVQIMETVLFGLTTIDVRRLAYDFAKQMGIDNPFNKESKMAGVDWLRGFMSRNPQLSIRTPQATSISRAIGFNKPKVNQFFSVYKSLFEEHKFSAKQLWNMDETGITNVHKPGKIIATKGKRQVSKITSGERGATVTVVCAMSASGTYVPPLFIFPHKRMTDRLAVGAPSGLIIRVSSSGWTDSSLFIEWLTHFVAVTHASKTNEQ; translated from the coding sequence atggTGAGAAATTATGTGCGAAAAACACAGAGAGGTGCAACAAAAGATAGAATAAAGTCAGAATTAGATGTAATAAAGATGGGCTGCAGTCTAAAGAATGTTGCATCAGaatttagtattaataaaaaaacattacaacgTCATCGAGATGGCAAAGTAAAAGTAGCTGGTGGTTTGTCTCTGGGTGGAAAATTTCCTGTTCTTAGTAAAGAATTTGAATTAAAGGTTGTTACACAAGTTCAGATTATGGAAACAGTATTATTTGGCTTGACAACAATAGATGTGCGTCGCCTAGCATATGATTTTGCTAAGCAAATGGGAATCGATAATCCTTTTAATAAAGAGTCAAAAATGGCAGGAGTGGATTGGCTGCGAGGATTCATGTCTCGCAATCCACAACTTTCTATTCGAACTCCACAAGCCACCAGTATAAGCAGAGCCATTGGCTTCAATAAACCAAAAGtaaatcagtttttttcagTATACAAGTCATTATTTGAGGAACATAAGTTTTCAGCCAAACAGCTCTGGAATATGGATGAAACTGGAATCACAAATGTCCATAAGCCAGGAAAAATAATTGCAACGAAAGGCAAACGACAAGTTTCGAAAATAACTAGTGGAGAAAGAGGTGCTACTGTGACAGTTGTGTGTGCAATGAGTGCAAGTGGCACTTATGTCCCACCCTTATTTATATTTCCCCATAAGCGAATGACTGATAGGCTGGCTGTTGGTGCACCTTCAGGCTTAATTATTAGAGTTAGCTCCAGTGGATGGACTGATTCATCTTTATTCATTGAATGGTTAACACATTTTGTTGCTGTGACTCATGCATCTAAAACTAATGAGCAATAA